The Catellatospora citrea DNA segment TCGTCGACGCAGACCAGCACGGGGTGTTCGCGGCCCAGCGTGCCCAGCAGGGTGAGCACGGCCATGGACAGGGCGAGCCGGTCGTCGGCGGCGCAGCCCTCACCGGACAGCGCCCGGGTGAGCGCCCCCGCCTGGTGCGAGGGCAGCTCCGCGATCCGCTCGCAGACCGGCTGGAGCAGGCTCTGCAGCCCCGCGTACGGCAGGTCGGACTCCTCCTCCAGGCCGGCGGCCCACAGGTGCACGGTGCCGGCCGGGGCGATCGCCGCCGCGTGGCGCAGCAGGGCGGTCTTGCCGCCGCCCAGGTCGCCGTGCAGGAGCAGCGCTCCGCCGACCCCGCCGGCCGCTCCCGCCTGGAGTTCGGCGATCGTCTGCTGCTCACGGGCACGCCCGCGCAGCACTGGTATGTGCACTGTCGATGCATTTACCATGCCGACAGTGTTACCTATAAGTAACGGCTTTGGAAAGACGCGGATCGTGCCGCTTATGCCATCCCCGACGCCATCGCGGTGAGCAGCAGCGCGGTGACGGTGCGCACCATGACGCCACGGGCGGCGTCGACGTCCAGGTCGAGCCCGTCGAGCAGCATCGACCAGGCCGGCCACATGGTGGACGCGATCAGCGCGGCCAGCAGCTGGTCCCGGCCCGGACCGGCCATCTCCAGCTCGGGCGCGAACAGCGTGGACACCTCGTCGCGTACCCGCTCGATGTGCTTGAGCCGGTTGCGGCGCAGCTGCGCCGAGACCGGCTCGCGCATCGCCGCGGCGCGGGCCATCGGCGCGATCAGCTGCAGCAGCTCGGCCCGCTGGCGGCAGTACTCCTCCACCCGCCGGTGCAGCGGCAGCGCGGGGTCCACCGGCCGGTAGGCGGCGTCCTGGCGGGCGAGCACGCGCACACCGCTCGCCTCGAACAGGGTCTCCATGTCGGTGAAGTTGGTCCACAGCGCACGCAGCGAGACGCCGGCCCGCTCGGCGATGCGCTCGCCGGTCGGCCGCAGGTCACCCTCCGTGATCAGCGCGAGGTGCGCGTCCACGATGGCGGCCCGGGTGCGCTCGGCACGGGCGGTGCGCCCGTCGACCCTGCCCTCGGTCCCGGTCCTGCTCATACCGCTCCCGCCAACCTCTCCACGGCCTCACCGGCCGCGCCGACCGAACGTGCACGCAGAGTGTAATCGCGCCGCCCGCAGCGCCCTCGCGCCGCGGTTCGCCGTGTCCACACCGCGGGCGGGCCGTCCAGCCCGTCGCCGTCGCACCTGTCCGGCCCGTCACGGTCACAGCCGGCCAGGCCGTCGCCGTCGTACCCGGCCGACCCGGCGTCGCCGCGCACCCGGCGGCCCGGCCTCACGAGCCCGACAGCCGGTGCTCGAGATCCTGCTGCAAGCGGTTCATGCCGCGCAGCCACCGGTCCGGGTCGGCCGCCCGGCGCTCATAGAAGGCGGCCACCTCGGCGTGCGGCAGCACCAGGAAGGCGTCCCCACTGAGCGCGGTGACCACTGCCTCCGCGCACTCTTCGGCGCTGATCGCGCCCGGGTCCAGCAGCACGCTGCCGCCGGGGCCGGACGACTCCAGCATCGGCGTGCGCACACCCTGCGGGCACAGCGCCTGCACCACGACGCCGCGGTGGGCGTAGGTGGCCCGCAGCCATTCCGCGTGGGCCACGGCCGCGTGCTTGGTGACCGCGTACGGCGCGTTGCCGAGCATGGTGAGCAGCCCCGCCGCCGACGCGGTGACCAGCAGCCGGCCCCGCCCGGCGGCCAGCCAGCGCGGCAGCAGCGCCTGCGCCGCCAGCACGTGCGACTGCACGTTGACGCGCCAGGCCAGCTCCCACGCCGCGGCGCCGTCGGCGGGCGGCGCGACACCGGCGTTGGCGCAGAACAGGTCCAGCGCCCCGAAGGACTCCCACGCGTAGTCGACCAGCGCGGCGACCTGCGCCTCGTCAGCCACGTCGGCGGGGAAGGCCAGCCCACCGGTCTCGTCGGCGACGCGCTGCGCCGCGACCGGGTCACGGTCGTTGACGACCACCCGGGCGCCGACCGCGGCGAAGCGGCGGGCCAGCGCGGCGCCGATGCCGGAACCGGCGCCGGTGACGACGACCGCGGCGCCGTCGAGTTCGAGGGCGGTCACGTGGGCTCCTCCAGAGGATTCTTAGTTGCACTGGCAGTGCCGATATTAGGGAGCGCCGCGCGGGCGGTCAACGGAGCACGGACATCGTGACATGCCCCACCTGGCGCGGCATTGACAGGGCCGTACCGAAAGATGCAGCTTGAGTGCACAAAGTTTACCCGTACTCACGAAAGGATCCGACCGTGCCTGAAGCTGTGGTGGTCGCCGCGGCCCGCTCCCCCATCGGCCGTGCCGGCAAGGGATCGCTGGCCACGAAACGCCCCGACGACCTGGCCGCCGACATCGTGCGGGCGGCGCTGGACCAGGTGCCCGCCCTCGACCCGCGCGAGATCGGCGACCTGCTGCTCGGCTGCGGCCAGCCCGCCGGCGAGCAGGGCCACAACCTCGGCCGGGTGGTCGCCACCATGCTGGGGTTCGACCATCTGCCCGGCACCACCGTCAACCGCTACTGCTCGTCCTCGCTGCAGACGACCCGGATGGCGCTGCACGCGATCCGGGCCGGCGAGGGCGACGTGTTCCTCTCCGTCGGCGTCGAGTCCGTGTCGCACTACGGCAACGGCCGCAGCGACGGCATGCCCGGCACCCGCAACGAGGTGTACGCGAACGCGCTGGCCCGCACCGAGCGCCGGGCCGCCGCGGGCGCACCTGCCTGGCACGACCCGCGCGAGGACGGCGAGCTGCCCGACGTGTACATCGCGATGGGCCAGACCGCCGAGAACGTCTCCCAGCTCAAGGGCGTCTCCCGGCAGCTGCAGGACGAGTTCGCCTGCCGCTCGCAGAACCTGGCCGAGCAGGCGATCAAGGACGGCTTCTGGGCCCGCGAGATCACCCCGGTCACCCTGCCCGACGGCACGGTGGTCAGCGCGGACGACGGCCCGCGCGCCGGGGTCACCATGGCCGCGCTGGCCGGGCTCGCGCCGGTGTTCCGCC contains these protein-coding regions:
- a CDS encoding TetR/AcrR family transcriptional regulator, with amino-acid sequence MSRTGTEGRVDGRTARAERTRAAIVDAHLALITEGDLRPTGERIAERAGVSLRALWTNFTDMETLFEASGVRVLARQDAAYRPVDPALPLHRRVEEYCRQRAELLQLIAPMARAAAMREPVSAQLRRNRLKHIERVRDEVSTLFAPELEMAGPGRDQLLAALIASTMWPAWSMLLDGLDLDVDAARGVMVRTVTALLLTAMASGMA
- a CDS encoding acetyl-CoA C-acetyltransferase, producing MPEAVVVAAARSPIGRAGKGSLATKRPDDLAADIVRAALDQVPALDPREIGDLLLGCGQPAGEQGHNLGRVVATMLGFDHLPGTTVNRYCSSSLQTTRMALHAIRAGEGDVFLSVGVESVSHYGNGRSDGMPGTRNEVYANALARTERRAAAGAPAWHDPREDGELPDVYIAMGQTAENVSQLKGVSRQLQDEFACRSQNLAEQAIKDGFWAREITPVTLPDGTVVSADDGPRAGVTMAALAGLAPVFRPDGTVTAGNCCPLNDGAAALVVMSDTRAAELGITPLARIVSTGLSALSPEIMGLGPVEASRQALARAGMSIHDVELVEINEAFAAQVVPSAAELGVDWDKLNVNGGAIAVGHPFGMTGARITTTLLNSLRHHDKSIALETMCVGGGQGMAMVLERLS
- a CDS encoding SDR family oxidoreductase, whose translation is MTALELDGAAVVVTGAGSGIGAALARRFAAVGARVVVNDRDPVAAQRVADETGGLAFPADVADEAQVAALVDYAWESFGALDLFCANAGVAPPADGAAAWELAWRVNVQSHVLAAQALLPRWLAAGRGRLLVTASAAGLLTMLGNAPYAVTKHAAVAHAEWLRATYAHRGVVVQALCPQGVRTPMLESSGPGGSVLLDPGAISAEECAEAVVTALSGDAFLVLPHAEVAAFYERRAADPDRWLRGMNRLQQDLEHRLSGS